One genomic region from Phocoena sinus isolate mPhoSin1 chromosome 3, mPhoSin1.pri, whole genome shotgun sequence encodes:
- the SLC39A3 gene encoding zinc transporter ZIP3 isoform X1, whose amino-acid sequence MVKLLVAKILCMVGVFFFMLLGSLLPVKIIETDFEKAHRSKKILSLCNTFGGGVFLATCFNALLPAVREKLQKVLSLGHISTDYPLAETVMLLGFFMTVFLEQLVLTFRKERPAFIDLETFNASSDVGSDSEYESPFMGGSRGHALYGEPHMHSHRLSVQELSRSSPLRLLSLVFALSAHSVFEGLALGLQEEGEKVVSLFVGVAIHETLVAVALGISMARSAMTLRDAAKLAVTVSAMIPLGISLGLGIESAQGVPSSVASVVLQGLAGGTFLFVTFFEILAKELEEKSDRLLKVLFLVLGYAVLAGMVFLKW is encoded by the exons ATGGTGAAGTTGTTGGTAGCCAAAATCCTTTGCATGGTGGGCGTGTTCTTCTTCATGCTGCTGGGCTCCCTGCTCCCCGTGAAGATCATCGAGACAGATTTTGAGAAGGCCCATCGTTCGAAAAAGATCCTCTCACTCTGCAACACCTTTGGAGGCGGGGTCTTTCTGGCCACGTGCTTCAATGCTTTACTGCCGGCTGTGAGGGAAAAG ctccagAAAGTCCTGAGTCTTGGGCACATCAGCACTGACTACCCGCTGGCCGAGACCGTCATGCTGCTGGGCTTCTTCATGACCGTCTTCCTGGAGCAGCTTGTCCTGACCTTCCGCAAGGAGAGGCCGGCCTTTATCGACCTGGAGACGTTCAACGCCAGCTCGGACGTGGGCAGCGACTCAGAGTACGAGAGCCCCTTCATGGGTGGCTCGCGGGGCCATGCGCTCTACGGGGAGCCCCACATGCACAGCCACAGGCTGAGTGTCCAGGAGCTGTCGCGCTCCAGCCCGTTGCGGCTCCTCAGCCTGGTGTTCGCCCTGTCGGCCCACTCGGTCTTCGAGGGCCTGGCCCTGGgcctgcaggaggagggggagaaggtggTGAGCCTGTTCGTGGGGGTGGCCATCCACGAGACGCTGGTGGCCGTGGCCCTGGGCATCAGCATGGCCAGGAGCGCCATGACCCTGAGGGACGCTGCCAAGCTGGCCGTCACTGTGAGTGCCATGATTCCCCTGGGCATCAGCCTCGGCCTGGGCATCGAGAGTGCCCAGGGCGTGCCCAGCAGCGTGGCCTCCGTGGTGCTGCAGGGCCTGGCAGGCGGTACGTTCCTCTTCGTCACTTTCTTTGAGATCCTGGCCAAGGAGCTGGAGGAGAAGAGCGACCGGCTGCTCAAGGTCCTCTTCCTGGTGCTGGGCTACGCCGTCCTGGCGGGCATGGTCTTCCTCAAGTGGTGA
- the SLC39A3 gene encoding zinc transporter ZIP3 isoform X2 encodes MRLQSRYPLQKVLSLGHISTDYPLAETVMLLGFFMTVFLEQLVLTFRKERPAFIDLETFNASSDVGSDSEYESPFMGGSRGHALYGEPHMHSHRLSVQELSRSSPLRLLSLVFALSAHSVFEGLALGLQEEGEKVVSLFVGVAIHETLVAVALGISMARSAMTLRDAAKLAVTVSAMIPLGISLGLGIESAQGVPSSVASVVLQGLAGGTFLFVTFFEILAKELEEKSDRLLKVLFLVLGYAVLAGMVFLKW; translated from the exons AtgaggctgcaatcaaggtatcCG ctccagAAAGTCCTGAGTCTTGGGCACATCAGCACTGACTACCCGCTGGCCGAGACCGTCATGCTGCTGGGCTTCTTCATGACCGTCTTCCTGGAGCAGCTTGTCCTGACCTTCCGCAAGGAGAGGCCGGCCTTTATCGACCTGGAGACGTTCAACGCCAGCTCGGACGTGGGCAGCGACTCAGAGTACGAGAGCCCCTTCATGGGTGGCTCGCGGGGCCATGCGCTCTACGGGGAGCCCCACATGCACAGCCACAGGCTGAGTGTCCAGGAGCTGTCGCGCTCCAGCCCGTTGCGGCTCCTCAGCCTGGTGTTCGCCCTGTCGGCCCACTCGGTCTTCGAGGGCCTGGCCCTGGgcctgcaggaggagggggagaaggtggTGAGCCTGTTCGTGGGGGTGGCCATCCACGAGACGCTGGTGGCCGTGGCCCTGGGCATCAGCATGGCCAGGAGCGCCATGACCCTGAGGGACGCTGCCAAGCTGGCCGTCACTGTGAGTGCCATGATTCCCCTGGGCATCAGCCTCGGCCTGGGCATCGAGAGTGCCCAGGGCGTGCCCAGCAGCGTGGCCTCCGTGGTGCTGCAGGGCCTGGCAGGCGGTACGTTCCTCTTCGTCACTTTCTTTGAGATCCTGGCCAAGGAGCTGGAGGAGAAGAGCGACCGGCTGCTCAAGGTCCTCTTCCTGGTGCTGGGCTACGCCGTCCTGGCGGGCATGGTCTTCCTCAAGTGGTGA
- the DIRAS1 gene encoding GTP-binding protein Di-Ras1 — protein MPEQSNDYRVVVFGAGGVGKSSLVLRFVKGTFRDTYIPTIEDTYRQVISCDKSVCTLQITDTTGSHQFPAMQRLSISKGHAFILVFSVTSKQSLEELGPIYKLIVQIKGSVEDIPVMLVGNKCDETQREVDTREAQAVAQEWKCAFMETSAKMNYNVKELFQELLTLETRRNMSLNIDGKRSSKQKRTDRIKGKCVLM, from the coding sequence ATGCCTGAACAGAGCAATGACTACCGGGTGGTGGTGTTCGGGGCGGGCGGCGTGGGCAAGAGCTCCCTAGTGCTGCGCTTCGTCAAGGGCACGTTCCGGGACACCTACATCCCCACCATTGAGGACACCTACCGGCAGGTCATCAGCTGCGACAAGAGCGTGTGCACGCTGCAGATCACCGACACCACGGGCAGCCACCAGTTCCCGGCCATGCAGCGGCTGTCCATCTCCAAGGGCCACGCCTTCATCCTGGTCTTCTCGGTCACCAGCAAGCAGTCGCTGGAGGAGCTGGGCCCCATCTACAAGCTCATCGTGCAGATCAAGGGCAGCGTGGAGGACATCCCCGTCATGCTGGTGGGCAACAAGTGCGACGAGACCCAGCGGGAGGTGGACACCCGCGAGGCCCAGGCCGTGGCCCAGGAGTGGAAGTGCGCCTTCATGGAGACATCGGCCAAGATGAACTACAACGTCAAGGAGCTCTTCCAGGAGCTGCTCACGCTGGAGACACGCCGGAACATGAGCCTGAACATCGACGGCAAGCGCTCCAGCAAACAGAAGAGGACAGACCGCATCAAGGGCAAATGCGTCCTCATGTGA